One genomic region from Marmota flaviventris isolate mMarFla1 chromosome 6, mMarFla1.hap1, whole genome shotgun sequence encodes:
- the LOC114102678 gene encoding histone H2A type 1 — protein MSGRGKQGGKARAKAKTRSSRAGLQFPVGRVHRLLRKGNYAERVGAGAPVYLAAVLEYLTAEILELAGNAARDNKKTRIIPRHLQLAIRNDEELNKLLGKVTIAQGGVLPNIQAVLLPKKTESHHKAKGK, from the coding sequence ATGTCCGGACGCGGTAAGCAGGGTGGCAAGGCTCGCGCCAAGGCCAAGACGCGCTCCTCCCGCGCCGGCCTGCAGTTCCCGGTAGGGCGAGTCCACCGCCTTCTGCGCAAGGGCAACTATGCCGAGCGGGTCGGGGCCGGCGCGCCCGTCTACCTGGCGGCGGTGCTCGAGTACCTGACGGCCGAGATCCTGGAGCTGGCTGGCAACGCGGCCCGCGACAACAAGAAGACGCGCATCATCCCGCGCCACCTGCAGCTGGCCATCCGCAACGACGAGGAGCTCAACAAGCTGTTGGGCAAAGTCACCATCGCGCAGGGCGGTGTCCTGCCCAACATCCAGGCGGTGCTGCTGCCCAAGAAGACCGAGAGCCACCACAAGGCCAAGGGAAAGTGA
- the LOC114102710 gene encoding olfactory receptor 2B2, which yields MSRANESAPQEFILLGFSDRPWLELPLFVVFLVSYVLTIVGNMTIILVSHLDPKLHTPMYFFLTNLSLLDLCYTTSTVPQMLVNIRSTRKVISYGGCVAQLFIFLALGSTECLLLAVMSFDRFVAICRPLRYSVIMHHGLCLQLATASWVSGFSNSVLQSTWTLHMPLCGHREVDHFFCEVPALLKLSCADTTANEAELFFISVLFLLIPVTLILISYTFIVQAVLRIQSAEGRRKAFGTCGSHLIVVTLFYGTAIYMYLQPPSPSSKDRGKMVSLFYGIITPMLNPIIYTLRNKEVKGAFKRLISRAFLINK from the coding sequence ATGAGCAGGGCTAACGAGAGTGCCCCACAGGAGTTCATCCTGCTGGGTTTCTCAGATCGACCCTGGCTAGAGCTTCCGCTCTTTGTGGTGTTCCTGGTCTCCTACGTCTTGACCATCGTGGGCAATATGACAATAATTCTTGTGTCTCATCTGGATCCTAAACTCCacacgcccatgtacttcttTCTCACCAATCTCTCACTTCTGGACCTGTGCTACACCACCAGCACTGTTCCACAGATGCTGGTGAACATCCGCAGCACCAGGAAGGTGATCAGCTATGGTGGCTGTGTGGCCCAGCTCTTCATCTtcctggccctgggttccactgAATGCCTTCTGCTGGCTGTCATGTCCTTTGATAGGTTTGTGGCTATCTGCCGGCCCCTCCGGTACTCCGTTATCATGCACCATGGGCTCTGCCTGCAGTTGGCAACTGCCTCCTGGGTTAGCGGCTTCAGCAACTCGGTTCTGCAGTCCACCTGGACCCTCCACATGCCGCTGTGTGGCCACAGAGAAGTGGACCATTTCTTCTGTGAGGTGCCCGCGCTGCTCAAGCTGTCCTGTGCTGACACAACAGCCAACGAAGCTGAGCTGTTCTTCATCAGCGTGCTGTTTCTCTTAATACCCGTGACCCTCATCCTCATATCCTACACATTCATCGTCCAAGCAGTGCTGAGAATACAGTCAGCAGAAGGTCGCAGAAAGGCATTTGGGACATGTGGCTCACACCTGATTGTGGTGACACTTTTCTATGGCACTGCCATCTATATGTACCTGCAGCCGCCATCCCCCTCCTCCAAGGACCGGGGGAAGATGGTGTCTCTTTTCTATGGAATCATCACACCCATGCTGAACCCCATCATCTACAccctgaggaacaaggaggtaAAGGGAGCTTTTAAAAGGTTGATTTCAAGGGCCTTCTTAATAAACAAGTAA
- the LOC114102684 gene encoding histone H3.1 yields the protein MARTKQTARKSTGGKAPRKQLATKAARKSAPATGGVKKPHRYRPGTVALREIRRYQKSTELLIRKLPFQRLVREIAQDFKTDLRFQSSAVMALQEACEAYLVGLFEDTNLCAIHAKRVTIMPKDIQLARRIRGERA from the coding sequence ATGGCTCGTACCAAGCAGACAGCGCGAAAGTCCACCGGCGGCAAGGCGCCGCGCAAGCAGCTGGCCACCAAGGCCGCCCGCAAGAGCGCCCCGGCCACCGGCGGCGTCAAGAAGCCTCACCGCTACCGGCCCGGCACCGTGGCGCTGCGCGAGATCCGCCGCTACCAGAAGTCCACCGAGCTGCTGATCCGCAAGCTGCCGTTCCAGCGCCTGGTGCGCGAGATCGCGCAGGACTTCAAGACCGACCTGCGCTTCCAGAGCTCGGCCGTCATGGCGCTGCAGGAGGCCTGCGAGGCCTACCTGGTGGGTCTGTTCGAGGACACCAACCTGTGCGCCATCCACGCCAAGCGCGTCACCATCATGCCCAAGGACATCCAGCTGGCGCGCCGCATCCGCGGGGAGAGGGCGTGA